Proteins found in one Zea mays cultivar B73 chromosome 1, Zm-B73-REFERENCE-NAM-5.0, whole genome shotgun sequence genomic segment:
- the LOC103633308 gene encoding protein indeterminate-domain 16 — MALLVKSHHQMLVSSSTSSSSPSASQQRQPPPPPPSSSCLTEQQPSPAKRKRRPPGTPDPDAEVVALSPRTLLESDRYVCEICGQGFQREQNLQMHRRRHKVPWRLVKRAPPPPAAAAGGGGGAADANNSSGTGGGAGGGAPRKRVFVCPEPSCLHHDPAHALGDLVGIKKHFRRKHGGRRQWVCARCAKGYAVQSDYKAHLKTCGTRGHSCDCGRVFSRVESFIEHQDACNSSRMRGEAVVVAVPVPVPPPSALPVIRPAVPRHPPTVAVAPPPPPELQLLPASAAASAPRTSSATTTASPSTTTTASHHQAEPHAATTTKLQLSIGPIVTAAAAAAVDCGEDESEAEELRRAVEEKAAADAARERARGEAAAAERALDEARRARQRARADLEKACALRDHAARLLGQVTCHACRHRSLAVAVVRGAAEGHAAGPAVACDSIRGGGLGAGI; from the exons ATGGCACTGCTGGTCAAGAGCCACCACCAAATGTTggtctcctcctccacctcctcgtcGTCCCCTTCCGCGTCCCAGCAGCGGCAgccaccgccaccacctccctCCTCCTCCTGCCTCAccgagcagcagccgtcccccgcCAAGCGCAAGAGGCGCCCTCCCGGCACTCCGG ACCCCGATGCGGAGGTGGTGGCGCTGTCGCCGCGGACGCTGCTGGAGTCGGACAGGTACGTGTGCGAGATCTGCGGGCAGGGGTTCCAGCGCGAGCAGAACCTGCAGATGCACCGGCGGCGCCACAAGGTGCCGTGGCGGCTCGTGaagcgggcgccgccgcctcctgctgctgctgctggcggcggcggcggcgccgccgaCGCTAATAACAGCAGCGGCACAGGAGGTGGTGCAGGCGGCGGCGCGCCCCGGAAGCGCGTGTTCGTGTGCCCCGAGCCGAGCTGCCTCCACCACGACCCCGCCCACGCGCTGGGCGACCTGGTGGGCATCAAGAAGCACTTCCGGCGCAAGCACGGCGGGCGGCGGCAGTGGGTGTGCGCCCGCTGCGCCAAGGGCTACGCCGTGCAGTCCGACTACAAGGCCCACCTCAAGACCTGCGGCACCCGCGGCCACTCCTGCGACTGCGGCCGCGTCTTCTCACG GGTGGAGAGCTTCATCGAGCACCAGGACGCGTGCAACTCCAGCCGGATGCGCGGCGAGGCGGTGGTGGTGGCCGTGCCCGTGCCCGTGCCGCCGCCGTCGGCGCTCCCGGTCATCCGTCCCGCCGTCCCGCGGCATCCGCCCACGGTGGCAGtagcaccgccgccgccgccggagctCCAGCTCCTCCCCGCCTCCGCGGCGGCATCAGCGCCGCGGACTAGTAGCGCCACGACGACCGCCTCTCCGTCCACCACCACAACCGCGTCCCACCACCAAGCAGAACCCcacgcggcgacgacgacgaagctGCAGCTCTCCATCGGCCCCATCGTCacggctgcggcggcggcggccgtcgACTGCGGCGAGGACGAGTCCGAGGCGGAGGAGCTGCGGCGCGCGGTGGAGGAGAAGGCCGCGGCGGACGCGGCGCGGGAGCGGGCGCGCGGGGAGGCCGCGGCGGCGGAGCGCGCGCTGGACGAGGCCCGCCGCGCcaggcagcgtgcccgggccgacctCGAGAAGGCGTGCGCGCTGCGGGACCACGCCGCTCGCCTGCTCGGGCAGGTCACCTGCCACGCGTGCCGCCACCGCTCGCTCGCCGTCGCCGTGGTCAGGGGTGCCGCCGAGGGCCACGCCGCCGGCCCCGCGGTGGCCTGCGACTCCATCAGGGGAGGAGGCTTAGGAGCAGGCATCTAG